A genome region from Triticum aestivum cultivar Chinese Spring chromosome 2B, IWGSC CS RefSeq v2.1, whole genome shotgun sequence includes the following:
- the LOC123041736 gene encoding plasmodesmata-located protein 5-like encodes MALSRRILLFVSLVAMTAVTGTSEIIVTQCYPPPTPTVNGSTSAFRRDLLSLLDALPSAAAPTGFASMRTGGAFARGLCFGDPAPDPCFRCLSDAGRKITDLCGDVNRRAGFLIDGCFPGYADTNASSAGADDNDISGVTFSGDALRRFDNVDVQKLVAVARSLVPRSANGQVAAADATATASNGDTVRMLAQCATDSEPAECARCLQDSSLQMAKSWRLTLTADAVQGSVAAVLGSNCYLRFEISAPPLPVREKRTMFILILILKWPYASFVGAEAGK; translated from the coding sequence ATGGCGCTCTCCCGCCGCATTCTCCTCTTCGTCTCCCTCGTCGCCATGACGGCGGTCACCGGCACCTCCGAGATCATCGTGACCCAGTGCTACCCGCCGCCCACGCCCACTGTCAACGGCAGCACCAGCGCGTTCCGCCGCGATCTCCTCTCGCTACTCGACGCCCTCccctcggccgccgcgccgacgggCTTCGCCTCCATGCGGACCGGCGGCGCGTTCGCCCGCGGCCTCTGCTTCGGCGACCCCGCGCCAGACCCGTGCTTCCGCTGCCTGTCTGACGCCGGCAGGAAGATCACCGACCTGTGCGGAGACGTCAACCGGCGCGCGGGCTTCCTGATCGACGGCTGCTTCCCGGGCTACGCGGACACCAACGCGTCCTCCGCCGGCGCGGACGACAACGACATCAGTGGCGTGACATTCTCCGGCGACGCCCTCCGGCGCTTCGACAACGTCGACGTGCAGAAGCTCGTGGCCGTGGCGCGGTCCCTGGTCCCGCGGTCCGCGAACGGCCAGGTGGCCGCCGCCGACGCGACTGCCACGGCGAGCAACGGCGACACGGTGCGCATGCTGGCACAGTGCGCGACGGACAGCGAGCCGGCGGAGTGCGCCCGGTGCCTGCAGGATTCGTCGCTGCAGATGGCCAAGAGCTGGAGGCTCACGCTCACCGCCGACGCCGTGCAAGGAAGCGTGGCCGCGGTTCTGGGCTCGAACTGCTACCTCCGCTTCGAGATATCGGCACCGCCGCTGCCCGTGAGAGAGaagaggaccatgtttatcttgatACTCATattaaaatggccgtatgcatccttTGTTGGTGCAGAGGCTGGGAAGTGA